The DNA region ttaagtaaaaccgaaaaaaaaactgttATTAATACTGGTTCAAAATATTCAgagtgaaaaaataaaaattttggtGTGATTATTATAATACACGATGAGTAACTAAATCGAAAGTGATTGAAACCCAAcgatgaaatatatttcattgGAACCTAAACTTtacgaaaaattaaaacactACAAAATatgtttgaaaaatatatgtCTACATAAAGTGGGACTTAATCTTTATTGgtgttttaataatttttaaaaaatacaaaagtttaaataaaagaaTCTATTATATATTCATACAaagatttaataattattgagGCAGACGTAGTAAAATGTATAGACGTTTCTTAGAAGCAAAATTTATTGGCCAACACGTTATCAGTGAATTTAGATATAAACGCCCCGTCTTTGTTAACAAATGACATACGCATAAAACTCATTCGAACCGCATAAAGGCAAGTGTTAAATGAATCAATGATTCATGCTTCGATTTGGTATCTGTCATAGTTTTGTATCTGAAATAGATTCAAGTGATACGGGTCGCTTGGGGTCACTTCCGTTAATACGATCTCCAACCTGTAGAACTGCTTAATCGGCTTTTTGAGTTGtgaaataatttaaatcgATTAGCTGACAGTAAGTGTTGTCACAATCTCATTAAAAATCAATGTGACAACACAAGCAGGGCTCAAAGATGGTCGGCGGGTGTTATTTCAGAATTATCACATTATCAGAGTGCAAACACAAATCTGTTCCCATCGATCGGGATGGCGTTGCTCCCGTTTACCCCCCGATCTCCGATCGAACAGCTGCTGTTTTTGCTACCATCTCCCAGCTGCACCGCTGAAAATCCAATGGAGAAGGGGATCCGTGAACCGGTTTGCTCGGCCAGCGAGGCGGGGTATACAAGGTAGACAAAACAATGTTTCAGGGCAGCATCAGCACATAAGTGCTGTACCGCAGTGCCATATACGAACCATAAAGGCCGATCTAAGTCCCCAAAAAGTCGCAGGCAAACACGAAATGTAAGGCCCTGGGTCGAACAAAGGAatccaagaaaaaaaaaactgcaagTTCGGCAAAACGTGACCATAGAGCTCTGGTATCAATTAATATTGAACTACAGGCCCATCAACGTCACTCTCGGCTAGGGCCACTCCCTTCGTAACCCCGATCCCCCCGGGAATCCGGGGCATTGACATAGGCCATTGTGTTGGGCAGCCCTGATAACCGTTTTGAGTACGGGGTTCAAGTGCAGTTCTCAATAGCGAAGCCCCTACCTTTCCCAACTACTATAGGAAAACCAGATCGGAAATGTCCCAGTTGGAAGTGGACAGCCAAGGAATTTGCCCAGATCGCGATAAGACTAgggctatataatatagtaattgaatttttcacatgggaatatgctgttGTTTTGATTGCAAGTGATTTTCTGTAATCGGAAGATCTGTAACACAAATACCTATGGTCATTTCCAAAAAGCGGGCTTTACCCAAGCTTCTAATATTAAATATGGTATTTAATCAAAACAGATTTATATTCTGTAAGATTTCAACTCAATCTCCTATAggtattttctttaaaacccTATGGTAACTTCCAAAGACCTTACCCAACTCTTGCTtgcaataataattatttaataaatacagATCAATCCCCTGaaatacttatggttattttaaaaagaatacTTAGCCTGCACTTCAAGTACATATATTACTTGGTATTTAATAAACACAGATTTACATTCTATAAAATTTCAACTCAATCTCGCTGGGATTATCTTTAACCAACCCATCTTTATAGCTAAAGCTTCGTCACCAGCAGAATCTACGACAACGGCTATTCCATTTGTTGGGATGCCATGGGATGGGGACAATGCTTTTGTTTTGATCAGTTCGGATCGGTACGGATCGGATCGGCTGGGATCTGGGTTCGGCGGATCAATAGCAGATGTGCCAGCGACAACATACACGATTGCCATTTCATTTCCACTCAATTGTGCCGTTTTATTGTTTGCCCGCCTCCACCGCCCCAACGGCTGTACCTTGATCTTTTCGCAAATCTGTGCATTAAATGTACTCGCATTTAATTGTCTCTTGCAGCAGTGCGAAATGTGGAGTAACGTAAACTGCGTGCTACATTTCGCTTATGTAAACTCGCTTTTAATTGGGACGGTTGCAGATAATTGAAATGTTTCATCACCCATCCAATTTGACAGCTCTTCGGGCAATCAACTAGGGATTAGTTGCTTTTCCCCCTGTCATTCTAAGGGCTCTATAAATAAACAATCGCAGCCAATCCGAATGATGAGGTTAGATGACATAGGTTGATCGATCTGTCGATCAAAGTGCGAATTAAGCTGCATTGGAACCCGTTTTAATGGGCTAACATAAGCGTTTTTCATTGGTCAGCAACAGGTTGCACTTAGGATTCCCAGATTTAGTCACGCACCTTGCACAATCCACGAAATCAATCAAACTGCAGACACACCATCTTTCACTTTCCGCCGGTTAACTGGgggttaaaaaaatattaaatttacagAGCTTTTGGATATTATGctttaaagttaaaagttTTTACAATATTGGTTTGCATGCCTGATGATTGAAATAATTGAGATACCTTTTTTTAGACATTTAATCTATCTGCTTAATAAGTAAACAAGCCTCCCAAGTGTTTAACCTGTTTAACAACATCGTGATTAATATATATTGTATTGAAATACCCCTCCTAACTTTGTAGTTTCATAAAGTCTCTGTATCTATTTGCTCagcttaaatgtatttcaatttaaatggttCTCAAGATACAACTTTTCAAAATAAGACCTTTtggttataaaaatattgtttatatTAGCTGATGGATTATTTTTTATCTTCTTTATAGAGTTTACCCCTAGAGTCCTAGAATGGCGACATCGCGGGAGCAATTCTTGTTCGGCAGCGACAACGGAGTTGCCGGCCTCGGTCTGGGCATTGAGATCGGGGAGGTGACCTCCGGTCGCGTCTACAACACCACCACAGTGCCTGTGACCAACTCTGGAGGATGGCGACATGCCCAGTCAAGTGTTACGCCACCACCCATCCCCACCCCGCCCCAGGTGACCTATACCAATGGGTCCTCGGCCACGGCCAGCAAACAGCCGCCATTGGAGCccgtggaggaggaggaagtgCACTTCGACACCGATGCCCTGAACAACCTGCCAGCCCGCGAGCCCGTGGACATGGAGTTCAGGGATCTGTCCCTCACCGTGAAATTGGGCTTTAACAGAGGTGAGCTATACGATCCACTGCGATCGCATGATCTAAGATATGACTCGATAAGATTGGCAGCGGAAAACTTAAAATTAGCTAGGAGCTATGACCATATTcggtttttatgttttttatgaCCAGCGGCTACTCTTATGACAGCTTTTTTAAGGACCGAccttataaagtttatatCCTATAGATAGGGTCAACCCTCTAGATAATATTCTACAATATTCCTTTATTAACCAGTTTTATAAttgaatttatatatatacatataccatTCAATTGACTTATATAAATAAGTGTTCTTAACGAATTAAAGCTAATTTATAAATTTGGATGTTTGTGGATCCGAACAAAATGTTCTTCAAGGTTATTGCTTTCGGCAATGCTTCCCATACCAATCAGCCATAAACACTTGCTTGCTAGTTCTTTTACCAACTTGGTTTTCCATTGATTAGATAAGCGGCGATCGCTTCGATCACACCCCCTTCCCGATTGTATTTATTCCGGCAGTGCGTGCCCATCATGGCCAGTTAGTCATTCATGAATTCCCCTTCCGCAGAGTCAACCCAATGAAAAGCAATGTCTTATTAATAAGGAAATGAATAGAGTATTTAACATTCGATATAAGTGTTTTGGACACGGCTTTCTGGCTAATTTCAAAGTTCAGAAGGAAGCGAACAGCAATTGATATCGGCATAGGTTTGCCCCTGGTAACTTGATTAGGGAACAGGCCGATGACAATACTACTTTTCGCCCCGTAGCGGTAATTATACtaaaataaagataatatGTGTGGTCAACGCGTTGGTAAATTGAAATCATGCCATCGCTATCAAAACATTAAGGAGAGGACAAAGTAcgttttaatatataaatcgAGTAAGCCAAATCtccttacaaaaaattatatgctCTATCGAGCTGTTGAATGTTGAATAGATTAAGTGCTAGTATGAACCCAATAGGTATATATCTTTCTAAATTGAAACAGCTATAATGATAATcttgaaaaacaaatttttaagacCGAAAATGATGTGTTTACTtacatatattcttaatatctccATTCAACTTGATCGTAATGTTTGTTTACTACTTAATAATTTTTCGAAGGTCATTCACTCATGCAGATTACATTCTGTAATAATAATGCGTTACTTAACGGCAACTTGAGGGGTTACTTTTTATCGAGTCATTACCTTAGCAGCCGTTTAATTGGGCCAAGTTATAGCCTGCACTTGATTCATGAAAATCATCGTTGGGTGCACGTGTAGATACGGGTTTTCCATTGGTTCTCTGAACCTTGATACCAACGACCGTATAAAAAGCAACGAAATATCTATCTAAAAGTTTATGATCGTTTATGATAGCGTTAAGTAATTTCGCATTTTTTTTAGGATCCAAGGAAATCTTGCACAATGTCTGCGGAAAGTTCCCCGGCAGCCAGCTCATCGCGATTATGGGACCTTCGGGTGCAGGAAAGTCCACTTTGCTGGATGCCCTTTCCGGTTTCAAAACAACCGGAGTGGATGGCTCCATCTTGCTCAATGGTCGTCGACGTGATTTGCGTGAGTATACCAATGAATTTTAAACGGTTCCATTTTTATTAATGGGTGATCCATCTGCAGCCTCCTTCCGCCGCATGTCCTGCTATATCACGCAGGATGATCGCCTGCAGCCTCTGCTGACGGTGAACGAGAACATGCATATTGCCGCCGATCTTAAGCTGGGGCAAACCGTCAGTTACGAAGAGAAGGAGAGCAGGGTGAGTCTGGAGGAGATCTTTAATATCCAAACATTGCAATGAATCCATAACCCTTTTCAGATCGAGGATATCCTGCTGCTTTTGGGCCTCTACGATCACGATCAGACCCTCACAATGCGTCTGTCTGGTGGTCAGAAGAAGAGGCTATCCATTGCCATGGAGTTGATCAACAATCCCACTGTGATGTTCCTGGACGAGCCTACAACGTAAGAACAAATATCTGAATTAGCCAAGATAGAGAGATGTACATGTTAATTTCCTTTTCCAGTGGCTTGGACAGTAGCTCGTGCACAAAGGTTCTGGAGCTGCTCAAGAAACTTACTAGCCAAGGTCGCACCATCATCTGCACAATCCATCAGCCCACTGCCAAGCTGTTCCAGATCTTCGATCAGGTGTACGTCCTGTCGGCTGGCAACTGCGTCTACCAGGGCAGCACCCAGAAACTGGTGCCCTTCCTGCATTCGGTGGATCTGCCCTGTCCCATGTACCACAATCCAGCGGATTACAGTAAGTCCAACTAGATATATCCTCTTGAAAGGAAGGAGCACTTATCAAATCCTTAATATTCCAGTTATCGAGCTGGCCTGCGGAGAATATGGCTACGACAAGGTGGACACCCTTAAAGTTGCCACGGAGAACGGAAGCTGCCTCACTTGGTTCGACAATCCCAGTGCGGTGCTGCGCTCAGAGGTCCTGATGAGAAAGTATCCCATTCCAAAGAAAACCAAAAGCCGATCGCTAGAGGACACCAGCTTTTCCAACCAGTGCTCTGTGCTTTTGCGACGCGGTTTCATCAAAGCGAAACGAGACACAACCATGACGCACTTGAGGTTTGGTGTCAACATTGCGGTGGCCGCTCTGTTCGGAGCCATGTACGATCACACGGGACGAGAGGGATCTCGAGTGCTGGACAACTACAATTTGCTCTTTGCCATTCTAATGCACCATTCCATGACCACGATGATGTTGACTGTTTTGACTTGTAAGTTACGCTAGTTTCTAAAGTTTACTTAAGATTAactcatttaaattacctCTAACCAGTCCCCATGGACATCTCCATACTGATCAAAGAGCATTTCAACCGCTGGTACTCGCTCAAAGCCTACTACACTGCCATGACTCTTGTGGATCTGCCCATATCTGTGAGTATCCTTTACGTATTTTCCCGATTTCCATAACCAATTTGAGTTTTTCGTTTATAGATCATAAGTTGCTTCCTCTTCACCGTAATCGTTTACTTATGGAGTTATCAGCCTATGGAGTGGGTCCGCTTCTGGATGTTCTTCGCCATTAGTATACTGACTGTGTTTGTTGGTCATAGTTTTGGTTTGATGATTGGTGCCTGGTTTGATGTCGTCAACGGCACTTTCCTGGCTCCCGTGCTGACCATTCCCATGATGATGTTTGCCGGCTTTGGAGTCACCCTGCGGGACCTGCCAGGCTACTTAAGATGGGGCAGTCATATATCATACTTAAGATATGGGCTAGAGGGCTTCATATCATCCATCTATGGACTGGATCGGGGAGTCCTGGCCTGCGAGGAGGCGGCCTACTGTCATTACAGGTAGTTATTTTTAGATAGTGTCGGTTTTCcaaatattaaacaatcgtCTCTTCACAGGTACCCAAAGAAATTCCTAGAGGAAATTACCATGCGAGGTGATCAGTTCTGGAACGATGTCATAGCGTTGGGTTCCATGATTATTATTTTCCGACTGGTGTCCTACGTCGTGCTCAAGGCCAAGATCAAGTCGATCCGATAGGCCCGTTGGGGTAGACACACCTTTAGCCCATTCCTTGTATTATACATTAATTGTTGAACATTATGTTTAGTgctattaatatttaaaaaatatgtacaaGTACATAAAACACTGTTAAATAAAGCTACGATTTGTAACTAGCCTAGAAAGCCACTCTGGCCTCGTTATCACAAAGTTTAGTTGCTCAGGCCTTGGGCAACCTCGGATTCCACACTTCCATCTGCTGCTGGTTTCAGGAGCTGGTGCAGTTCATTCGCACTTTTGGCCATTTCCGTAGAGTTCAGCTGAAATCAGACTTTGTGTTAAATATTGtttacacttttcaatgtTCGTAAAGTACTTACCACGACTACCTTTTGGCCAAGGGATTCCAGCAGCCTCTTCTTCAGGCGCATTAAAGAAGTGGGTTTCTTGCTGAACCTAAGGGTCTGTTCTGCGGTGAGTAGTTCTACGAAGTACACACTCTGCTGGCTGCCCATTGTCTGTACTCGTAAACTTGGCAAATTTATTCCAACGATGGGACACACCAAATCCACGCCCTCCACTTCAGCGTCCTCACTGAGCTCCTGGGCATATTTCGTCAAGTCCGGGCGATCCCTTAGCAAATAAGTTGGTGCACGATCGAACTCCTTGAAggcttgttttgttttcagtTTTGCAAAGGATGTCTGCTCTATGGCTACGGCAGATTGCAGGACATTCAAACGACTGTCAACCTTGGGTTGAGCTCGCTGACGTCGTTGGGCAGCTTTGAGTTCTTCGGCTGCATTAATCAGATCCTTTGAGTAGTGTCCCAGTGTGCAAAGAGAGAGGCAGGTATCAACAAGGTTGTCCGGGAAATAATCGTACTCCCCGTGATCCAATTTTCGAAGGGCAGCCAGCTCCAGTTGCCTGACTTGCTCCGGAGATAATTCACAATTCAGTTGTGCGCTGGCCCACAGGAATGTGGCCAAGTCTTTGGCGCGCAGATCTCCAGGTTTCAGCAATGTCATAAGTCGATCTACGACGACCGTAAGGCACTCCTTCTGATCCCAAAGCTGTTCGGCAAAGAAGGCGAAGATGTGGGCCAATCCTCGGGGCTCAATGAGGGTTAACTTCGCGGGATCCAGGCAAATGTCCTGTAAATGCTGACACACCCGCTCGTCCTTGACTCGCTGCAACCGCAAGGCCTTGACAAATGAGACCAACAAGGCGTCGCTCCCGGCAGTGAGTTGTAGATTCAATATGGCATTAACGAGGCATGACTTATAGGCACTTCTCGCCTCCCCCGCAACCAAAGTGGAGGTTTTGTAGGCCGCATTGCTGATCACAGCGAGATCCAATTCACTCAATGCAGGTAAATGGCTGGGTAAATGCTGCTCGAGGAACTGCTGGAAGTCATCAGAGGATTTGGCCTGCTTCTTCTGCAGTCCCAGATAGAAGCACACCTGGACGAACCGCTCCTTGTTGTCACGGAAGTCCTCCTGGACCAAGCGCTGCATGGCTGCCTGATAGAAGTCCGTCCGCTTCAGCCAGCTGGGTATGAGGAACAAAAAGGAGTACAAGGTCTCCAGCACAGTGCCGATGTTCATCTTTTCCAGCTGCTTGGCTGCATGGTTATCCAACCCGTTTATGGCGGCCACATACATGGGCACAGCGGCATTGGAGCGATAGCTGGAGGCCTGGATGATCAGGGCCGGCAGTTGTGCAGGGTCTAATTTTTGCACGGTCCGCTGGAAGTACCGGTCGTCCGTGATGGGGAAGAAGTCGGCGTACCGGACCGTCGTCTTGGGCAGCACATGATTTGGATCCCTGTGCCGCTCCAGCGCAATGTGCTTGGCGAAGCGGGTGATCAGGGTGCCGGTCTCCTCGGCGGTGGTCCGCATCACATCCCTGGGCGTGAAGGAAGCGTAGCATCTGAGGGGACTGCCCACGTTGGTTACCCCGGCAAAGCGGCGGAGCAGGGCGTACATCTTAGATGCACTTATTCTCAATTTATGTaatgaatttacaaaacaACGTGCACATCCAAATCGCAAACATACGTTAGAGCTCCCCGCGTTTTTTAGCACTGCCAAATTTCCCTTGTAAGGCGGAGTGTTGATAAGTGTCCGAAGTAGCTAGAAAGGGAAAttatttagtttttgtttaataaagCTATCTTTAGATTAAAATCTATTATTAAACTAATACTTTTTATTCTACTTTTATTctcaaaataaatgaaatatgtaTAAGCatccacatttttttttaataaaaatataagcatAACTGATAATGTCTAAGCCGGCATCACTGTTTCTGGCTACTTTTCAGCACTGGCTAAACACCTGTTTCGGTAAATTAGCAGCAATAACATGAAGAAAGCGGCTGGatttgttatttttcgccGGCTTTGCGGGGAAATACAATACCTTTTGCTGAAGGCCTCCTACGGCTCCTTCCACTGGAGTTCGCCAAAGGGCCATGTGGATCCCGGCGAGGACGACTACACCACAGCTCTGCGGGAAACCAAAGAAGAAGCCGGGCAAGTGCTCAACCGTATTCCTTCCATGACATTCTTAATATCCGCAGTACACCCACAGTTATGACGAAAAGGACTTGATCATCTACAAGGACACACCGCTGACACTGAACTATGTGGTGCAGGGGAAGCCCAAGATTGTGATCTACTGGCTGGCGGAGCTGCGCAATCCCTGCCAGGAGCCTATTCTCTCCGAAGAGCACACCGACCTCAAGTGGCTGCCCAGGGATGCCGCCAAGGCGTGCGTGGGCTTCAAGGATAACCAGGACATGATAGACCGTTTCCACCAAATGATTTTAGATCAAAACAAACCGGTATAGATTGTAAACAAAAAAGTAGTGTAGTGGCGTTGCGCAACACtgaaatgtaaataaataccAGGGAAAATACCACAGCAAATGCTTGCGAAAATACCAAAATTATGTCAGCCTGTGAGCGTTGCGCACACTGTTTTCAAGGCATCTGTGAAAATTGCTCGAATCGAAATTTATAATCGCTTCCCCATTGATTTTGTTGTGGCAGCCGATTTGGAGCACTTCGCCTAGCCCTAGTCTGAACCAACCATCACACATCCCAGCGCCATGGGCTCCCGTTCACGCACCCCCAGTCCGTCGGGCAAGCGACGCCACCACAAAAGCAAGCACAAAAAACGCAGTAAGTCCCATCACGACCACGAGCGGCCCAGCACCCGGACGGATAGAGACAAATCCTCGGAGGTGAACAACCATGGGCGCCACCGCGAGCGGGACAGGGATCGCGAGCGGGACAGACACCGCAGCGACCGGCACACGGAGCGCGACTACCGCCACTCGCCCACGATCCTCAAGTCCCGGAAGCGCTCCACATCGTCGAGCAGCGACAGCCAGTACTCCGAGCAGGAGTCGCAGCGCAGCAAACAGAAACGCAGCCGCTTCAAGAAGCTGGACGAGGTAAGTGGACGGACCACGGTGGACCATCTTGAGCTCTGCATTAGTATGCCTTAAACTGGTCATCCACAGTATCTCCTAACTTTATTAGTTAAGCCTTAGGTTTTTCAATCTTAGTCTCCCCCAGTGTTCCATTCCCTCCAATAAGTCGTAATGGCATCCATTTTCCAGGAAAAGCCTATTCACGCGCCAAAATGGTACTATCCTTCCATCAGGTTTTATGAGAATACCTATAGAATTCGCGCCAAAATTGTATTTGTAAGATTTTAGAAGATACATTCTTTCCATAAAGTCCATGTTTCTGTGGatttctaaagaattcgcgtcgatatttgtttttattgatttaataAAACTCATGAATGTGAAATATAGTATAGGTAGCTCGTGCAGGGCTCTTGACCCACCTTcgataagaaataaaataaattgctcCCCTTTCTTACAGCAAAACCTGCTGCAGGTCGAACGCCTGGCCGAGATGGAGCGGCAGCGGCGGGCCAAGGAGGTCGAACAGAAGACAATCGAGGAGGAGGCCGCCAAGCGCATCGAGATGCTGGTAAAGAAGCGCGTCGAGGAGGAGCTAGAGAAGCGGCGCGACGAGATCGAGCAGGAGGTCAATCGACGCGTCGAGACCGCCAAGGCCGAGATGGAGCGCGAAATGATGCTGGAGCTGGAGCGGCGGCGCGAGCAGATACGCGAAGAAGAACGCCGGCGCGAGGTAGGTGCTCGTATTCAGATTCCGCTGGACGACTGCTGCTATCACTGTCAGAAAAACGTACACAATGCCACATCTACCGTACACTCGATAAAACCCAAAACAGCAGTTCAAACAGTCGTCTCCACAACGTCACGCGAAATCGATCCGACGGCGCTCTCAGCCACGGCTCACTCGGCGTTCAACCATCAACAACCCATGTCCCATCAGCATCCCCGTACTAGATTGCTTGCATAACCCCATGGCCAAGGGCGCCCACTAACCGGCTACATCACTAACCACACACGCCTTTTCAGAGCCCCCACCACATGAAGCCAGCCACCCAGGCACCCAGGCGCCCAGTGAGCCGGGATGAGAACGCCGCGGTTGATTTCGCCCCCCTTTCTTCTTGCCaataattttgtaatttttatttttcctaccaaaaaaaaagccaaaaTGACGACATTGCCAAGTGTCGCATGTGTCACAGTTTTGATGCCCATTATTGCAGACCTCTCTTGCATACTCTTAGCTTCATCTTATGTTCGTTCCTACCCACATACTGTATCATTTTAATTTCTGGTATTGGTTCTTGTAactcgttgttgttgttattgcgcGCCAACTCCGCTTCAGTAGGCCTGTGTGCAACGAACGTGTGCTGCTCTTGTCCCGACTGCCAGTGGGTGTTTTGTGGCCCCCATCCGCAAAACACTCGCGTGCACTCCTCGTTGAACCGCCATGCCGGAAGTTGATCGAGCCCGCTCTGCCAAGGGTTTGGTCCATGGACGCACTTCCTCCACACCCATAacattcataaaaaaaaaaaaaaaaaattcaaatcgAAGTGGTGTCCCTGAGTTAGTCCGGGTAGTTAGGCTCTCTCTAGTTGTGGGGCGGGCCGACTGAGTTTAGTCCCAACAGTACGCTGCATGCAAACCAAATCAATGCCATTGAATCATTGAATGACGGGTGAGTTTCCTACGCCAGCGATGTGATAAGCCAGCAGCCGTATGGATGACTTGTGATCGGCGAAAGGACGCCACAGAGACCCAAAGACTCACCCCCAAGTGTTTAGCTCGATAGAACTCTGTctgtaagatttttaaaaaaccgGATTCGCATTTGGATTCTCTTGACCGTACCGATTGCCAATTATTTGTGTTTgagctttttgtttttgcgaGCAAATTACGTACGTCTGGAATAGCGAGAGAAAAAACCTCCACAAAACATAAACCCAAATCGAAAatctgcaaaaaaaaatcctaTAAATTAACACAAATTTAGCCTTTGTACTGGAATAATGACCTATTTAAATAGTAAGTagcaacaataaaaaaaaaaaacaaaaaaaaaatcaaatgaaGACCAACCATTTAGCAAATACTAGTACATTTGTTTATGTTGTGTGCTCCTTTATTgtaataaactaaaagaacaACCTACTTTAAACATTCTTAATAGACACTACTAAATGTTTTACTTTCTACCGAAATATTCTTTGTAACTTATTGTTAAACATAAAACTAGATTCTAACTGCCTTTGCAGCTCATCAAGCAAAAAACTGCAACCACAAACGTGCGTCGAATTCGTCGCACAGTTTGCATCGCTGATGTCAAGAGACTGTTTATTTATATCTTAGCTCTAAGCTTCCGGCTAAAGAGTCGACTGGGTTTATTAATCGTCCTTTTGTTTGGGTTTTATAGGAGGATGAAAAACAGAAACGCGAAGAGCTCGAAGAAATTTTGGCCGAAAACAATCGCAAAATCGAAGAGGCGCAAAGAAAACTGGTAGGTatacttttatattttcttagatGGTTTTCCTAAATGATCTTGTGTTTTTTATAGGCCGAAGAACGGTTAGCAATAATTGAGGAGCAGCGCCTTATGGACGAGGAGCGGCAACGCATGCGCAAGGAGCAGGAGAAGCGCGTTAAGGAGGAGCAGAAGGTCATATTAGGCAAAAACAATTCCAGGCCCAAGCTTTCGTTCTCCCTGAAACCGGGAGCATTATGAGATGCGTAGGCATTAGTCCGGTGCCCGTCGCACCATTTCTTGTTAACagcttttgctttttttttacctCAGCGGCTTGCCTTTTTGCCTGCGCCCAGGATCATCCGGCTCGTTTTCATTGTTGTCATTGTGttctatattattttattagtttAAGGACGAGCGATGGTGTTAGGGGCAGGCAAGGCGAAGCCAATAGATTCAAAGTTTTTTCAAAATTGCCAATTACTGAACATATACGGCTCTTTATAGTACAATACGCTAGCGATTTACTTAACCTTTTCTACATCAAGAATTCATATGTGAGACAAATGATTATGTGTAGTGCGTCGTATTGTTGTCACAGCTGaacaattaacaaaaaaaccaaaaagagATGATGTCAGTGAAATACATATGTAATCTATTTgcaattttttgatatttcaAGAAAACATATAACGCAACTGAAATCAATAATAAAAACTTTAGAAATGCCAACAAGGGAATTTGATTATTTGTCAATCATAAAGCTATTACTTAACAAACTTCGAGTGGAGTACCATTCGCTTAGCATATTTGACAGAATTGCCAAAACATACGTGCACTTTTTAGTCTGCTCTTGTATCGGACACGATCTACGCCGGTGTACATGTCGCTAAGTAGACACAACTTATTATTTATAGAGACTACTTTAATTTATATGTCTTGTTGCTGATTGGGTTGGGCGACGCTGGACAGCGAACGACAGCCGGCACGCCCGCGCGGAGCATGGAAATGGAGCCTGGGATTGGGAGG from Drosophila subpulchrella strain 33 F10 #4 breed RU33 chromosome 2L, RU_Dsub_v1.1 Primary Assembly, whole genome shotgun sequence includes:
- the LOC119546635 gene encoding ATP-binding cassette sub-family G member 4, with the translated sequence MATSREQFLFGSDNGVAGLGLGIEIGEVTSGRVYNTTTVPVTNSGGWRHAQSSVTPPPIPTPPQVTYTNGSSATASKQPPLEPVEEEEVHFDTDALNNLPAREPVDMEFRDLSLTVKLGFNRGSKEILHNVCGKFPGSQLIAIMGPSGAGKSTLLDALSGFKTTGVDGSILLNGRRRDLPSFRRMSCYITQDDRLQPLLTVNENMHIAADLKLGQTVSYEEKESRIEDILLLLGLYDHDQTLTMRLSGGQKKRLSIAMELINNPTVMFLDEPTTGLDSSSCTKVLELLKKLTSQGRTIICTIHQPTAKLFQIFDQVYVLSAGNCVYQGSTQKLVPFLHSVDLPCPMYHNPADYIIELACGEYGYDKVDTLKVATENGSCLTWFDNPSAVLRSEVLMRKYPIPKKTKSRSLEDTSFSNQCSVLLRRGFIKAKRDTTMTHLRFGVNIAVAALFGAMYDHTGREGSRVLDNYNLLFAILMHHSMTTMMLTVLTFPMDISILIKEHFNRWYSLKAYYTAMTLVDLPISIISCFLFTVIVYLWSYQPMEWVRFWMFFAISILTVFVGHSFGLMIGAWFDVVNGTFLAPVLTIPMMMFAGFGVTLRDLPGYLRWGSHISYLRYGLEGFISSIYGLDRGVLACEEAAYCHYRYPKKFLEEITMRGDQFWNDVIALGSMIIIFRLVSYVVLKAKIKSIR
- the LOC119546636 gene encoding uncharacterized protein LOC119546636 — its product is MYALLRRFAGVTNVGSPLRCYASFTPRDVMRTTAEETGTLITRFAKHIALERHRDPNHVLPKTTVRYADFFPITDDRYFQRTVQKLDPAQLPALIIQASSYRSNAAVPMYVAAINGLDNHAAKQLEKMNIGTVLETLYSFLFLIPSWLKRTDFYQAAMQRLVQEDFRDNKERFVQVCFYLGLQKKQAKSSDDFQQFLEQHLPSHLPALSELDLAVISNAAYKTSTLVAGEARSAYKSCLVNAILNLQLTAGSDALLVSFVKALRLQRVKDERVCQHLQDICLDPAKLTLIEPRGLAHIFAFFAEQLWDQKECLTVVVDRLMTLLKPGDLRAKDLATFLWASAQLNCELSPEQVRQLELAALRKLDHGEYDYFPDNLVDTCLSLCTLGHYSKDLINAAEELKAAQRRQRAQPKVDSRLNVLQSAVAIEQTSFAKLKTKQAFKEFDRAPTYLLRDRPDLTKYAQELSEDAEVEGVDLVCPIVGINLPSLRVQTMGSQQSVYFVELLTAEQTLRFSKKPTSLMRLKKRLLESLGQKVVVLNSTEMAKSANELHQLLKPAADGSVESEVAQGLSN
- the LOC119547052 gene encoding bis(5'-nucleosyl)-tetraphosphatase [asymmetrical], with protein sequence MKKAAGFVIFRRLCGEIQYLLLKASYGSFHWSSPKGHVDPGEDDYTTALRETKEEAGYDEKDLIIYKDTPLTLNYVVQGKPKIVIYWLAELRNPCQEPILSEEHTDLKWLPRDAAKACVGFKDNQDMIDRFHQMILDQNKPV
- the LOC119547051 gene encoding UPF0430 protein CG31712 is translated as MGSRSRTPSPSGKRRHHKSKHKKRSKSHHDHERPSTRTDRDKSSEVNNHGRHRERDRDRERDRHRSDRHTERDYRHSPTILKSRKRSTSSSSDSQYSEQESQRSKQKRSRFKKLDEQNLLQVERLAEMERQRRAKEVEQKTIEEEAAKRIEMLVKKRVEEELEKRRDEIEQEVNRRVETAKAEMEREMMLELERRREQIREEERRREEDEKQKREELEEILAENNRKIEEAQRKLAEERLAIIEEQRLMDEERQRMRKEQEKRVKEEQKVILGKNNSRPKLSFSLKPGAL